From a region of the Fischerella sp. JS2 genome:
- a CDS encoding DUF3445 domain-containing protein → MLQLLMEAKTVEASNDAVYYFPLSNGRYEVKPGLIPLTNDIGNGQVDQQVFQIDENFAHYRDVKLAGRTERLSKYYQTSNYSNVVASAIAQLIINRLTQEYPQYFHIERGSNADIKFYNQLTGESLYLDPNYQIQIAQTSSIIPPYASTLDALAAQIQEDITVISRRKNGNNWVSAIHLCYPNHWSAEEKIGKDFATVHVPVAGIEKINRRANAIVNTMIIREPMVRFAWGLSTDTRLNHHPEAPPNVSVKQWLGRNFNREHPRLYLRIERQVIWGLPECEAALFTIRTYFRDCHVIKKDPQLRYQLSAAIHSMRPESLIYKGLADSKAEILAWLDQV, encoded by the coding sequence ATGCTTCAATTATTGATGGAAGCTAAAACTGTTGAAGCATCTAATGATGCAGTTTACTACTTTCCGCTGAGTAATGGACGCTATGAGGTCAAACCTGGTTTAATTCCTTTAACCAACGACATTGGTAATGGTCAAGTTGACCAACAAGTATTTCAAATAGATGAAAACTTTGCTCACTATCGTGATGTAAAGCTTGCTGGGCGCACCGAAAGATTGAGCAAGTACTATCAAACTAGTAATTATTCTAATGTTGTAGCTAGTGCGATCGCTCAATTAATTATCAACCGCCTCACTCAAGAATACCCACAATACTTCCACATCGAACGCGGGAGCAACGCTGATATCAAATTTTACAATCAACTGACAGGAGAGTCTCTCTATCTAGATCCAAATTACCAGATACAAATAGCACAAACTAGCTCAATAATTCCACCTTATGCCTCTACTCTCGATGCGTTGGCGGCACAGATACAAGAAGATATCACTGTAATCTCCCGTAGAAAAAATGGTAACAATTGGGTAAGTGCAATTCATCTGTGCTATCCCAACCACTGGTCAGCAGAAGAGAAAATTGGCAAAGACTTTGCCACAGTTCATGTACCTGTGGCAGGTATAGAAAAAATTAATCGCCGCGCTAACGCCATTGTCAACACCATGATTATCCGGGAACCAATGGTACGCTTTGCTTGGGGTTTAAGTACTGACACTCGCCTGAACCATCACCCCGAAGCACCGCCAAATGTGTCAGTCAAACAATGGCTAGGTAGAAATTTTAATCGGGAGCATCCTCGCTTGTATCTGCGAATAGAGCGTCAAGTGATTTGGGGATTACCAGAGTGTGAGGCGGCGCTATTTACTATCCGCACCTACTTTCGGGATTGTCATGTGATCAAAAAAGACCCACAGTTGCGGTACCAACTATCTGCTGCAATTCACTCGATGAGACCGGAATCTCTCATTTATAAGGGATTGGCAGACAGTAAAGCCGAGATTTTAGCATGGCTAGACCAGGTTTAA
- a CDS encoding glucosamine-6-phosphate deaminase — translation MPTAKKLFHVDELNVQIYNGETELAQNVAEIAQNYLQDVLQQNGNATVLLATGNSQIKFLDALIGLGGIDWSRVTCFHLDEYLGISATHAASFRRYLRERFHNRVNLKEFHYIEGDTLEPILECDRYSKLLQAQPIDLCCLGVGENGHIAFNDPSVANFQDRYSVKLVKLDQVNHQQQVKQGHFASLEAVPKYAFTVTIPTICSAKKILCLAPASHKAKIVQKMLQGQISTDCPVSVLRKYSQTTLFLDEDSASLLSQSLMS, via the coding sequence ATGCCAACTGCCAAAAAATTGTTTCATGTTGATGAGTTGAATGTGCAAATTTATAACGGTGAAACTGAATTAGCCCAGAATGTAGCAGAAATTGCACAGAATTATTTACAGGATGTTCTACAACAAAATGGTAATGCTACTGTATTGCTAGCTACAGGTAATTCTCAGATTAAATTTCTCGATGCATTGATAGGATTGGGTGGCATTGATTGGTCGCGGGTTACTTGTTTTCATTTAGATGAGTATTTAGGAATTTCTGCTACTCATGCTGCTAGTTTTCGGCGCTACCTGCGGGAACGTTTCCACAATCGAGTCAATCTGAAAGAATTTCATTACATAGAGGGTGACACTTTAGAACCAATACTAGAATGCGATCGCTACAGCAAATTATTACAAGCACAACCAATTGATTTGTGTTGCTTGGGTGTGGGAGAAAACGGACACATCGCTTTCAACGATCCATCTGTGGCTAATTTCCAAGATCGTTACAGCGTCAAACTAGTCAAATTAGATCAAGTTAATCACCAGCAACAAGTAAAGCAAGGTCATTTTGCTAGTTTAGAAGCTGTACCAAAATATGCTTTTACTGTTACTATTCCCACAATTTGTTCTGCTAAAAAAATTCTTTGTCTTGCGCCAGCATCACATAAAGCTAAAATAGTCCAAAAGATGTTACAAGGACAGATCAGCACAGATTGTCCTGTTTCTGTGCTGCGTAAATATTCTCAGACAACACTGTTTTTGGATGAAGATTCTGCTTCACTGCTTAGTCAAAGTTTGATGTCTTAA